The window CGTCTCTTGCCCACAGAAGCGCCACCCCTCTCGGGTGTTTTGATGAGCTTAAATTAGGTATAAATACACAAATAAGTACAGCCCTTTGGCGGATTTTCCAAAACTTTCCACAACACTGCCTGTCTATCCCTGACAGGTGTAGGTTGGTGCTCTTATGGGTGATTGTGAAGGAGCGGATGCAAGGGGATCAACGAAAGGGCTGTAACCACAGCAATCAGGATTGAGTTGACCCAACTCCTTTTCCTGAGTTCATGAAGATTTGCTCGAATGGCTCTCTTGGGTCATTTCTTCCCTGCGTTTGTCGCCGATGCCGCAGTCTCCACAGCATTCTGGCCGTTTGAAGTCATCCCAATGGATGCAGGCCCGGCAGCCCTTCAGCATTTCTGGCCAGCGTTCCCGAATCAACAGTTGCCGCAATCTGACTTCCTGTGACTCCCGAAACTGGTATTGGGATCGATCCATAACCATGAGGTTTCGCAGCTCTCTGTATCTGGTATAAGAGCAGATTTGGGTACGCAATCGAGAAACATTGGTATAGCTTAAGGTTTCTGCTGCTTGTCAGTTTTTTTTGACTTGTTTGAGATGGTCGAATCTCATCCCCCCTGATATCTCTTCGAAAATATTTACCAAGCAATGTAAACACAACCACATAAAACTTAGTTCACTTTTCGCCACTCAAAACAAAGGTGGGATCCAGCGAGACGAGCATTTGTGCCCGCCCACGGTGTTCTAAACGATTGACCGCCGATTGAATCACCTCTACGTGATGAGCCCGCACAGCCGCTAACCCAGCAGAAAGGCCGTATAGTCCATCTAAAGAATGGGTGGTAGCCACAATCCGCCCTTCTGGGCTGAGGTATTGCCAGCAGGACTCCAAGATCTCTTGCAAAGGATGCCCGCCCTCAATGCAAATGCGATCCGGTCGTGGTGAAAGCTGCTGGAGACAGTCTGGGGCCGTTCCTTGAATCACTTGCACATTGCTCAGACCGAATTTCTTACAATTACCCTCGATGAGGCTGACAACCTCCGCATCCCGCTCGACGGCGATCACTTGAGCTTTTGGGCAGAGCACGGCTGCTTCAATGGCGATGGTACCTGTACCAGCACCGATATCCCACAAACAGTGGTTCTCCCCCAACCGCAACTGGCTCAACACCAACACGCGTACCTCTCGTGGGCTCATGGGGATCCCGGGAATACGCTCGAAGGCAGAGTCAGGAATCCCTGGGGTGCGGTAGGGCCAGGGGAACGGGGTTGACATGGTGAAGTACCTATCTGTCGGGGTTCTGTTTTGTCCCTCAGCATAAAGCGGATGCTCTAGTGACCAAGACCGAGGGGTCTGATAAAATTGGTGAACACTGCGGGCGTAGTTCAGTGGTAGAACGCTAGCTTCCCAAGCTGGATGTCGTGAGTTCGAGTCTCATCGCCCGCTTCCTTGTACCAATCATCACGTATTCGTTGTCCACATCCTACGCCACGTGTTCAAACACTTGCTCCCACCCTCCAGTGTTTGACCATCGAATGAGCAGAGGTGGGGGACTGACGCGGTTTCGTTCAAGGTCGAATCCTCAAGTCTTGAGGGCAGCAAACAACATCTCAATCCCTCATCTCAACCGGTCATCCACCCGTGCCGTCTGTGGGTGGCAGTTTGTCGGAAGAGACTGTCAAAGCGCTCTTACACCCCCTCTAGGGAGAATGGGATGGTTTACCTCGCAATGCCTCTAGGAAGGCAAATACCGCAGGAGGATGCAGGGCAGAGGCCAGTATCGCGGCACCAATCACTCGCTCCAAGGGAATTGGCAGGCGACGGATCTGGATCCCCTCGGGAATAGGAATAGCCGCCAAGCGAGGCAAAATGGCAGCTCCCAAGCCCTGGGCAACCATGTTCACAATGGTGGAGTCTTCCTTCACCAAGTAAGCCACCTCAAGGGTTTGTTGTGCCGCTTCCCAGTGGTTTCGCACCGCCGTGGTGCATTCGGCGTAGTTGTAGAGGATATAAGCAAAATGGGAGAGATCCGTCCAGGTGAGGTTTTCTGGCAGGGATCCAAAACTGTGAGGAACCAACAAAATAAATTCGTCGCGGGCAATTTCCCAAGTTTCCAAATCGTCCGCATTGCGGGGCAGCGGCAATAGGCCAATATCCACCTGACCGGAGCGCAGCAGTTGCTCGACTGTGGCTGGATCCTCTTCGGTGAGGGTGAGAGTAACTTGTGGAAACTGTTGGCGAAAACGTGCAATCACCGGCGGTAACAGATGGGTTGCCGCACTGCGAAAGGCCGCTACCCGCACACTTCCTCCCCGCAAGCCTTTTTCCAGATTGGCCTCGTAATCCATTTGTTCGCGCAGTTGCAGCATTTTGCGGACATGGCGCAGCAATCGCTCCCCGACTGGGGTTAGGTGTGCTCCAAATCGACCACGCACCAGCAGCCTCACTCCCAGTTCTTCTTCAAGGCTGGCAATGGCCCGACTGACTGCCGATTGGGAAATGTGCAGTTGCAGGGCTGCATCGCTGAAGTTGCCCTTCTCTACCACCGCCACCAAAATTTGCAGTTGCGAGATGTTCATGAAGTCTATCTATTCGACTTGCGCATAGATGTGATGCTATCTCAGGTTTGAACCTCGCTCTGAGGCTGACTACACTACGACTTGACCCCGCCAAGCAGTGCGGAAAACGTTCTGGTTCATTATCGTTGCCCCCATCGAATTGAGGTGAGGAAGCATGTTTGCCCTGCTACCCTTTCGTAAATTTCGAGATACCCCTGGTGTGCGTTTTTTTGATATCACTGTCCCTCAATCCAATGCTCGGGATCTGGTTTGTCATGAGGGACCAGCCGTTAGCCCACCCAACAATCCCCAGGGCTACTGGCAGTTTTACCTACACCCCCACCAGGAAGATAATTTACTGGCTTTATCCGGCGGGCGCACCTTCTATTTGGTGAACTTTAGCTGGCGGGATCCCTTTCATATTGTGCGGTTAGAAGCGAACCGAGAAATTCTGCGCATTCCCCCCGGGACCTTTCATCGTTCCGTCTCTGATCCAGAGGGATCCATTGTGTTAAACCAAGCGGTGCGGGACGAAAAAGCCACCCTTGAACATGAATTTCGCATCTACGACAGCAGCCGCATTCCCCGATTGTTACAGGTGACCTCCGCCCCCGCTCCGCTGCCTCGGATTTGCGCCTGAGTCACACAACCTAAATAGAACCTAATTGGATCTGATCCAATTGGATCGGATTGGGGAGTTTGGCTACCTCTGGTGGGACAGGACATTTTTCTCTACCATGCGGGGGAGATCAGGGTTTGAGGTAGCTATGCAGGCGGTGATTTTGGCCGGTGGAAAAGGCACTCGCTTACGACCCTTTACGCTTTTGCAACCAAAACCCTTGATGCCACTTCTGGAGGTGCCCTTCCTAGAATGGATGATTGGGCGCTGTCGGCGGGTGGGCCTAACGGATATTTTGCTCAGTGTGGGCTACTTAGGGCGACAAATTGAAGCGGCCCTGGGGGATGGTAGCCAGTGGGGAGTGAAGATCCGCTACATTCCCGAAGAGACCCCCTTGGATACGGCAGGGGCCTTGGTGCTGGCGCAGCCCTACTTCAGCGGGGATCCCCTAGTGGTGTTCAATGCCGATATTCTCACCGATCTGGATTTACAGGCTTTGATGGAATGCCATGTGCAGAGCCAAGCCGCTGCCACCCTCACCCTCACCCACGTTGAGGATATTACTGCCTATGGATTGGTAGAAGTTGGGGAAGGGGGGCAAATCCAGTCCTTTCGGGAAAAACCTACGGCTGCCGAAGCCCTTACCCTCACCACCAACACCATCAACGCCGGTACTTATGTCTTGGATCCCGCCATTTTTAGTGGCTACCCGAGCGGGAATCCGCTTAGTTT of the Thermostichus vulcanus str. 'Rupite' genome contains:
- the cbiT gene encoding precorrin-6Y C5,15-methyltransferase subunit CbiT, whose protein sequence is MSTPFPWPYRTPGIPDSAFERIPGIPMSPREVRVLVLSQLRLGENHCLWDIGAGTGTIAIEAAVLCPKAQVIAVERDAEVVSLIEGNCKKFGLSNVQVIQGTAPDCLQQLSPRPDRICIEGGHPLQEILESCWQYLSPEGRIVATTHSLDGLYGLSAGLAAVRAHHVEVIQSAVNRLEHRGRAQMLVSLDPTFVLSGEK
- a CDS encoding LysR family transcriptional regulator translates to MNISQLQILVAVVEKGNFSDAALQLHISQSAVSRAIASLEEELGVRLLVRGRFGAHLTPVGERLLRHVRKMLQLREQMDYEANLEKGLRGGSVRVAAFRSAATHLLPPVIARFRQQFPQVTLTLTEEDPATVEQLLRSGQVDIGLLPLPRNADDLETWEIARDEFILLVPHSFGSLPENLTWTDLSHFAYILYNYAECTTAVRNHWEAAQQTLEVAYLVKEDSTIVNMVAQGLGAAILPRLAAIPIPEGIQIRRLPIPLERVIGAAILASALHPPAVFAFLEALRGKPSHSP
- a CDS encoding redox protein, with the translated sequence MFALLPFRKFRDTPGVRFFDITVPQSNARDLVCHEGPAVSPPNNPQGYWQFYLHPHQEDNLLALSGGRTFYLVNFSWRDPFHIVRLEANREILRIPPGTFHRSVSDPEGSIVLNQAVRDEKATLEHEFRIYDSSRIPRLLQVTSAPAPLPRICA
- a CDS encoding nucleotidyltransferase family protein, with amino-acid sequence MQAVILAGGKGTRLRPFTLLQPKPLMPLLEVPFLEWMIGRCRRVGLTDILLSVGYLGRQIEAALGDGSQWGVKIRYIPEETPLDTAGALVLAQPYFSGDPLVVFNADILTDLDLQALMECHVQSQAAATLTLTHVEDITAYGLVEVGEGGQIQSFREKPTAAEALTLTTNTINAGTYVLDPAIFSGYPSGNPLSFERRVFPDLLNQGQRMQAYLHEGYWRDLGNPASYYHGQLDILSGRMTDFPLENVQEQAPGVWIHNTAHIEPAAQLGSPCYIGTQTWLGSRAQIPAGTILGGHSWVDGSLQPGVYGPGTLVV